The following coding sequences are from one Scomber japonicus isolate fScoJap1 chromosome 3, fScoJap1.pri, whole genome shotgun sequence window:
- the tmf1 gene encoding TATA element modulatory factor yields MSWFNASHLSSFAKQALTTAQKSIDRVLDIKEEDQWGDTTVMPYDDVTIPGKLSLSGGWGMTQWEAPPEEKTITPPPSSEAITTPVTRTVVDESENFFSAFLPPGDAPSVTKAQVVSVPPAKSQRRPQEKEKKSKEAVVQKDVETLKSGSADMSHENQTVTDGQPVEPMSSPEAPYLDTILLQPVSPVSTCGDHPCNPDSKTTNTSRVKTDADSDADSVDSKTEQPQTPSEQQVDQNTSDSSEPSAVTSEPKSSTPSDPSPPQSSKEALLEHKDSKVEDRQNDTPSPPVSAFSSGTSTTSDIEVLDHESVLSESSASSRQETGEGKAGLHLMQGSFQLLTASTCGDFPRLEDYPKLTESCGSSSDAFERIDSFSVQSLDSRSVSEVNSDDEIPGSRTLASVTSGSAPLTVVSSAVCQKQEDGAAEKEGEGEEDEEKEEEEEGFTETMREQSVDEMEESGRSATPVNSEQPEELTEQEQESEANVTLSDPTSTADERLAPPITEEMKSVSTFQILELQKVIDELSGRLEKRESQLLAVSKDKARLEEECDNLKDEVISLKEESSTVQSLKDEFTQRIADTERKAQLACKERDIAKKEIKGLREELSTRLNSSDTMEIIKEKEEQIRGLLEEGEKLSKQQLQHSNIIKKLRVKEKESDTKINKQQKKVKEQEEELRHLQQVLDGKEEVEKQHRDNIKKLNGVVERQEKELSRLQTDCEELQEKNRSLQAALDNSYKELAELHKVNASRASEVEEAALSRETQAKEQLSLALEKAQEEGRMQQEALANQVADLRLALQRAEQQQARKEDYLKEEISELQQRLQEAETRNQELSQSVTSATRPLLRQIENLQASLGGQTASWEKLEKNISDRLVDAQAQLAVAVEKERSATEELLSIKSQLASLESQNSLLRQEKARLMAQMETEKNKREKVEDESSREHVELENLRGEHSRMLEEAKKEKLLLANQLEMEKMKVEQEKKKCYLAQEALKEKERKAMSHSVGEPPASSTPSLSRSSSISGTENAGLHTSILSQDDTLDHSLGTMTMSMSMSGTNLYEAARLSGGSSIIENLQSQLKLREGEIAQLQLEISGLERSRSVMAEELVRLTNQNDEMEEKVKDIPKLKVQLKDLEQRHNTILQMYGEKAEEAEELRLDLEDVKNMYKTQIDELLQNQK; encoded by the exons ATGAGTTGGTTCAACGCATCTCACCTGTCCAGCTTCGCTAAACAAGCTTTAACAACTGCACAGAAGTCAATCGATCGGGTTCTGGACATCAAAGAAGAGGACCAATGGGGAGACACGACTGTTATGCCCTATGATG ATGTCACAATCCCTGGAAAGCTGTCATTAAGTGGAGGATGGGGAATGACGCAGTGGGAAGCACCACCTGAAGAAAAGACCATcactccccctccttcctctgagGCCATCACTACACCCGTTACCCGAACAGTTGTGGATGAATCCGAAAACTTTTTCAGTGCCTTTCTGCCACCTGGAGATGCACCAAGTGTCACCAAAGCCCAGGTAGTCTCTGTACCCCCTGCTAAGTCCCAAAGGCGGCCtcaggagaaggaaaagaagagcaAAGAGGCTGTGGTCCAAAAAGATGTGGAGACTCTAAAGTCAGGATCTGCTGATATGAGTCATGAGAACCAGACAGTTACTGATGGCCAGCCTGTAGAGCCCATGTCCTCGCCAGAAGCTCCATATCTAGACACTATTCTCTTGCAGCCAGTTTCTCCTGTTTCTACTTGCGGTGATCATCCTTGTAACCCTGACAGCAAAACGACCAATACGAGCAGAGTAAAAACAGATGCTGACTCAGATGCAGATTCTGTTGACTCAAAAACAGAGCAGCCGCAGACTCCATCAGAACAGCAGGTTGATCAGAACACCTCAGATTCGTCTGAACCTTCTGCTGTCACCTCTGAACCTAAAAGCTCTACCCCTTCCGATCCATCACCCCCCCAATCCTCTAAAGAAGCACTCCTAGAGCACAAAGACTCAAAGGTGGAGGATCGTCAAAATGAtaccccctcccctccagtCAGCGCCTTCTCCTCAGGAACCTCTACCACCAGTGACATTGAAGTGTTGGACCATGAAAGTGTGTTGAGTGAGAGCTCGGCTAGCTCCAGACAAGAGACAGGTGAAGGAAAGGCTGGCCTTCACCTAATGCAGGGCTCCTTCCAGCTTCTCACTGCCTCCACCTGTGGAGATTTCCCTCGCCTGGAGGACTACCCCAAACTCACGGAGAGCTGCGGCTCCTCCTCCGATGCATTTGAGCGCATCGATTCATTCAGCGTGCAGTCGCTGGACAGCCGGAGTGTCAGCGAGGTTAACTCGGATGACGAGATCCCTGGCAGTCGGACACTAGCATCCGTTACTTCAGGCTCTGCACCTTTAACAGTTGTGTCATCAGCTGTATGTCAGAAGCAGGAAGACGGAGCGgcggagaaagaaggagagggggaggaagacgaggagaaggaggaggaggaagagggctTCACGGAAACTATGAGGGAGCAGTCGGTGGACGAGATGGAGGAAAGTGGACGGAGTGCGACGCCTGTCAATAGTGAGCAGCCTGAGGAGTTGACAGAGCAGGAACAGGAATCTGAGGCTAATGTCACACTCTCCGATCCCACCTCCACAGCAGATGAAAGGCTCGCTCCTCCAATCACAGAAGAGATGAAAAGTGTCTCAACATTTCAGATTCTGGAGCTTCAAAAG GTCATTGATGAACTATCAGGCCGCCTTGAGAAGAGAGAGTCTCAGCTGCTGGCAGTCAGCAAAGACAAAGCTAGACTGGAAGAGGAGTGTGACAATCTCAAAGA TGAAGTGATAAGCCTGAAGGAGGAGAGCTCCACTGTTCAGTCGCTAAAGGATGAATTCACCCAGCGCATAGCAGATACAGAAAGGAAGGCCCAGCTGGCCTGCAAAGAAAGAGATATAGCCAAGAAG GAGATAAAGGGCTTGAGAGAGGAGCTCTCAACAAGGCTGAACTCCAGTGATACAATGGAGATCAtcaaagagaaggaggagcagaTCAGAGGACTGCTGGAAGAGG GTGAAAAGCTATccaagcagcagctgcagcacagcAACATCATCAAGAAACTGCGtgtgaaggagaaagagagcgacACAAAGATCAACAAGCAGCAGAAGAAAGtcaaggagcaggaggaggagctcaGACACCTGCAGCAA GTTTTGGAtgggaaggaggaggtggagaaacAGCACAGAGACAACATCAAGAAACTGAACGGTGTGGTGGAGCGGCAGGAGAAGGAGCTGAGCAGGCTGCAGACAGACTGTGAGGAGCTGCAGGAGAAAAACAGGAGTCTGCAGGCTGCTCTGGACAACTCTTACAA GGagctggcagaacttcacaagGTGAATGCCAGCAGAGCCAGTGAGGTTGAAGAAGCAGCTCTGAGCAGGGAAACGCAAGCCAAGGAGCAGCTCAGCCTGGCTCTTGAGAAGGCCCAAGAGGAGGGCAGGATGCAGCAGGAGGCTCTGGCCAACCAG GTGGCTGACTTAAGGCTGGCCCTGCAGAGAGCTGAGCAACAGCAGGCGAGAAAAGAAGATTATTTGAAGGAGGAGATCAGTGAGCTGCAGCAG AGGCTCCAGGAAGCAGAGACTAGGAACCAGGAGCTCAGTCAGAGTGTTACCTCGGCAACACGCCCCCTTCTGCGGCAAATTGAGAACTTACAGGCCTCATTGGGTGGACAAACGGCATCCTGGGAAAAACTGGAAAAGAACATCTCTGACAGGCTAG TGGATGCTCAGGCGCAGCTGGCTGTCGCCGTGGAGAAGGAGCGTTCAGCAACAGAAGAACTTCTTTCCATCAAGTCCCAGCTGGCATCTCTAGAGTCCCAGAATTCTCTGCTCCGCCAGGAGAAGGCTCGACTCATGGCGCAGATGGAGACTGAgaagaacaagagagagaaagtggaagaTGAGAGCAGCAg GGAACATGTTGAACTGGAGAATCTTCGAGGAGAACACAGTCGAATGCTTGAAGAGGCGAAGAAAGAAAAG CTGCTGCTCGCCAATCAACTAGAGATGGAGAAGATGAAGGTggagcaagagaagaagaaatgctACTTGGCACAAGAGGCACTCAAGGAAAAG GAGCGGAAGGCCATGAGCCACTCTGTAGGAGAGCCCCCTGCTTCTTCCACACCTTCACTGTCCCGCTCTAGCTCCATCAGTGGGACGGAGAACGCTGGTCTGCACACATCTATTCTTTCCCAG GATGACACTCTAGATCACTCGCTGGGCACCATGACCATGTCCATGTCGATGAGCGGGACCAACTTGTACGAGGCCGCCAGGCTGTCTGGAGGTTCCAGCATAATAGAGAACCTCCAGTCTCAACTCAAGCTGAGAGAAGGGGAGATAGCACAGCTGCAG CTTGAGATCTCTGGTCTGGAGAGGAGTCGTTCTGTGATGGCAGAAGAACTGGTTCGACTCACCAATCAAAACGatgagatggaggagaaggtTAAGGACATCCCCAAGTTGAAAGTTCAGCTCAAG GATCTGGAGCAAAGGCACAACACCATCCTGCAGATGTATGGAGAAAAGGCTGAAGAGGCAGAGGAGCTGAGACTGGACCTTGAAGATGTGAAGAACATGTACAAAACCCAGATTGATGAACTGCTGCAGAACCAGAAATAA